A genome region from Oryzias melastigma strain HK-1 linkage group LG12, ASM292280v2, whole genome shotgun sequence includes the following:
- the zer1 gene encoding protein zer-1 homolog, translating to MATKAGDDPDSLMTLTTVFCLRNLRRTMCYQGLQNKLCLRSDIFLPSEICDKLVNTYMELVHTDSNFEPEESFFQLFSDPRSTRLTRVQLREDFVRDRDLEAISKQDLIELHLTYCNGLSSRSLKTLACFRDTLVSLCLFGCSNIFYKKGGAPLACNESTEDEEEESPASRQALETDFSFQGFNRLRLLNLGGLPDEVDAEALLRPLRCVTSLDLSNVHLLGTAFLTQWKDRLASLVLYNVDLSEELISTVLELVHLRHLDISQESMRVTKFKMTRKILTAIVQRLLHLVSLDISGHIMLDNCTVPHFEEAMGRPSTEPCKSSIYPFRELKRPLQFLGLYDTTLCNVTHIPAYKVTGSKNEEQVLNAIEAYTEFRPELAHRAINQLFDIARIQHCNQLLRALQLVIAALKCHKYDKSIQVTGSAALFYLTNTEYRSDQSVLLRREVIHVVLNGMEQYQEVTVQRNCCLTLCNFSIPEELEFQYRRVNQLLLKILEPARQDESIQRIAVHLCNALVCQVDNHHKEAVGKMGFVKTMLNLIQKKLLDRMCDQVMEFSWSALWNITDETPDNCQMFLNCRGMTLFLDCLQEFPDKQELHRNMLGLLGNVAEVKALRPQLLTPQFISVFSNLLDSKADGIEVSYNACGVLSHIMFDGSEVWAMQEPRRELVMEKMWEAIRSWDVSSRRNINYRSFEPILRLLPQGISPVSQHWATWALFNLVSVYPSKYCPLLIKEGGITLLEKVLELESSHPETKDMARKVMEQCESFHDDPMETNNGQEVNYGHRG from the exons ATGGCGACCAAAGCGGGTGACGACCCCGACAGCCTCATGACCCTGACCACCGTCTTCTGCCTCAGGAACCTCAGGAGGACCATGTGCTATCAGGGTCTCCAGAACAAGCTGTGTCTGCGCTCCGACATCTTCCTCCCGAGCGAAATCTGCGACAAGCTGGTCAACAC GTACATGGAGCTGGTCCACACAGACAGTAACTTTGAACCCGAGGAGAGCTTCTTCCAGCTCTTCTCTGACCCCCGGAGCACCAGACTGACCCGAGTGCAGCTGAGGGAGGACTTTGTGCGGGACCGAGACCTGGAGGCCATAAGCAAGCAG GACTTGATCGAGCTCCACCTCACCTACTGCAACGGGCTGTCCTCCCGCAGCCTGAAGACGCTGGCCTGCTTCAGGGACACCCTGGTCTCTCTGTGTCTGTTCGGCTGCAGCAACATCTTCTACAAGAAGGGGGGGGCTCCGCTCGCCTGCAACGAGAGcactgaggatgaggaggaggagagcccCGCCTCCAGACAGGCCCTAGAAACAGACTTCAGCTTCCAGGGGTTCAACCGCCTCCGGCTGCTGAACCTGGGGGGGCTCCCGGACGAGGTGGACGCCGAGGCGCTCCTCAGACCCCTCAGGTGCGTCACCTCCCTGGACCTGTCCAACGTGCACCTGCTGGGGACGGCCTTCCTGACGCAGTGGAAGGACAGACTGGCGTCTCTGGTTCTGTACAACGTGGACCTCTCTGAGGAGCTGATCAGCACCGTGCTGGAGCTGGTTCATCTCAG ACATCTGGACATCTCACAGGAGAGCATGAGGGTCACCAAGTTCAAGATGACCAGGAAGATCCTGACGGCCATCGTGCAGCGTCTGCTCCATCTGGTTTCTCTGGACATCTCTGGCCACATCATGCTGGACAACTGCACCGTCCCACACTTTGAGGAGGCCATGGGGCGTCCCAG CACTGAGCCGTGCAAGAGCAGCATCTACCCCTTCAGGGAGCTGAAGAGGCCGCTGCAGTTTCTGGGCCTGTACGACACCACGCTGTGCAACGTGACGCACATCCCCGCCTACAAG GTGACCGGGTCAAAAAATGAGGAGCAGGTTCTGAACGCCATCGAGGCGTACACAGAGTTTCGTCCCGAGCTGGCCCACAGAGCCATCAACCAGCTGTTCGACATCGCCAGGATCCAGCACTGCAACCAGCTGCTGCGCGCCCTGCAG CTCGTGATCGCAGCTCTGAAGTGCCACAAATACGACAAAAGCATCCAGGTGACGGGCAGCGCGGCTCTGTTCTACCTGACCAACACCGAGTATCGCAGCGACCAGAGCGTGCTGCTCCGCCGAGAGGTGATCCACGTGGTTCTGAACGGGATGGAGCAGTACCAGGAGGTCACA GTCCAGAGGAACTGCTGCTTGACTCTGTGTAACTTCAGcatcccagaggagctggagttCCAGTACCGGCGTGTCaaccagctgctgctgaagatcCTGGAGCCGGCCCGGCAGGACGAGTCCATCCAGAGGATTGCCGTCCACCTGTGCAACGCTCTGGTCTGCCAGGTGGACAACCACCACAAGGAGGCCGTGGGGAAGATGGGATTCGTCAAG ACGATGCTGAACTTGATCCAGAAGAAGCTGCTGGACAGAATG TGTGATCAGGTGATGGAGTTTTCCTGGAGCGCTCTGTGGAACATCACCGATGAGACGCCAGACAACTGTCAGATGTTCCTCAACTGTCGCGGCATGACCCTCTTCCTGGACTGTCTACAG GAGTTTCCGGACAAGCAGGAGCTTCACCGCAATatgctggggctgctgggaaacGTGGCTGAGGTCAAGGCTCTGCGGCCACAGCTGCTCACGCCACAGTTCATCTCTGTCTTCAG CAACCTGCTGGACAGTAAGGCAGACGGCATCGAGGTCTCGTACAACGCGTGCGGCGTCCTGTCACACATCATGTTCGACGGCTCTGAGGTTTGGGCCATGCAGGAGCCGCGCAGGGAGCTGGTCATGGAGAAGATGTGGGAGGCCATCCGGAGCTGGGACGTCAGCTCACGCCGCAACATCAACTACAG GTCGTTCGAGCCCATCCTGCGCCTGCTGCCACAGGGCATCTCCCCCGTCAGCCAGCACTGGGCCACCTGGGCGCTCTTCAACCTGGTGTCCGTCTACC CAAGCAAATACTGCCCGCTGCTCATCAAGGAGGGGGGAATAACTCTGCTGGAGAAAGTTCTGGAGCTGGAAAGTTCTCATCCAGAGACCAAGGACATGGCCAG